A window of Mycobacteriales bacterium contains these coding sequences:
- a CDS encoding mycoredoxin, with amino-acid sequence MNERLTMYTTTWCGYCVRLKRGLERAGVDFDEVNIEHDPEAEQFVLSVNHGNATVPTLRLPNGNVMTNPSLPDLLAAVTA; translated from the coding sequence GTGAACGAGCGGCTCACGATGTACACCACGACGTGGTGCGGCTACTGCGTCCGGCTCAAGCGTGGTCTCGAGCGGGCCGGGGTCGACTTCGACGAGGTCAACATCGAGCACGACCCGGAAGCCGAGCAGTTCGTCCTTTCGGTCAACCACGGCAATGCGACCGTTCCCACGCTCCGCCTCCCGAACGGGAATGTCATGACCAACCCGTCGCTGCCGGACCTGCTAGCGGCCGTCACCGCCTGA
- a CDS encoding alpha/beta fold hydrolase yields MAVVTNDDVTLWWAAEGEGDPPLLLIQGLGYTADLWFRVLPGLSRERRTIRFDNRGVGRSSVPPTPWSIEEMAADAANVLDAAGVPRAHVFGVSLGGLVAQELTLRHPERVASLVLGCTHPGGSEAVPMDPAAATMLMDRTSKSAREAAEASVPFLYAEETSRDEIDADLTARLRFALRATSYWGQLDAMRQYAGTLPRLPQITARTLVLHGTADRLVQPANAELLAAAIPGARLEWLTGAGHLFWTDRTDQAIELINDFLSGGDGR; encoded by the coding sequence GTGGCGGTGGTGACGAACGACGATGTGACGCTCTGGTGGGCCGCCGAGGGCGAAGGCGATCCTCCGCTGCTGCTGATCCAGGGACTCGGCTACACCGCGGACCTGTGGTTCCGCGTGCTCCCCGGGCTGTCCCGGGAGCGGCGCACGATCCGCTTCGACAACCGCGGCGTCGGTCGCAGCAGCGTGCCGCCCACGCCCTGGTCGATCGAGGAGATGGCAGCCGACGCCGCGAACGTCCTCGACGCGGCAGGGGTGCCCCGAGCGCATGTCTTCGGGGTCTCGCTCGGCGGGCTGGTCGCACAGGAGCTCACGCTGCGCCACCCGGAGCGGGTCGCTTCCCTCGTGCTCGGGTGCACGCATCCCGGTGGTAGCGAGGCGGTGCCCATGGACCCGGCAGCCGCGACCATGTTGATGGACCGGACGTCGAAGTCGGCCCGTGAGGCGGCCGAGGCCTCCGTGCCCTTCCTGTACGCCGAGGAGACTTCGCGCGACGAGATCGACGCCGACCTCACGGCTCGGCTGCGCTTTGCGTTGCGAGCCACGTCGTACTGGGGACAGCTGGACGCGATGCGGCAGTACGCCGGGACGCTGCCGCGGCTGCCCCAGATCACGGCCCGCACCTTGGTTCTGCACGGCACCGCCGACCGGCTCGTACAGCCGGCGAATGCAGAGCTGCTCGCTGCGGCCATTCCCGGGGCGCGGCTGGAGTGGCTGACGGGCGCCGGCCACCTGTTCTGGACCGACCGCACCGATCAGGCCATCGAGCTGATCAACGACTTCCTGTCAGGCGGTGACGGCCGCTAG
- a CDS encoding TIGR03084 family metal-binding protein, giving the protein MAGDLRTLLADLKAESDDLDHVVASGGPDAPATPTPAVGWSVGDTIGHLWFFDRQGRRALDNPEAFARDRDAVLADPQRFMADHLRQIRRLGESLLFAWREERRLLIDTLEAADPSTRAPWYGPSMSPMSFATARLMETWAHGQDVADALGVHRPPTDRIRHVAYLGVLTRGFSYEIHGRTAPDTPVHVALTLPSGQPWTSGDPSATDRIEGPALDFCLLVTQRRLADDLALRMTGEAAVEWMSLAQVFAGPPSFTDRSRKGLGR; this is encoded by the coding sequence GTGGCCGGTGATCTGCGCACCCTGCTGGCCGATTTGAAGGCGGAGTCCGACGACCTCGACCACGTCGTGGCCTCGGGCGGACCCGACGCGCCCGCGACCCCAACTCCCGCGGTCGGCTGGTCGGTCGGCGACACGATCGGGCACCTGTGGTTCTTCGACCGGCAGGGCCGGCGCGCGCTGGACAACCCGGAGGCCTTCGCTCGCGACCGCGACGCCGTACTGGCCGATCCCCAGCGGTTCATGGCCGATCACCTGCGCCAGATCCGCCGCCTCGGAGAGTCGCTGCTGTTCGCCTGGCGGGAGGAGCGCCGGCTGCTGATCGACACGCTCGAAGCGGCCGACCCGTCGACGCGAGCCCCCTGGTACGGCCCGTCCATGTCACCGATGTCGTTCGCCACCGCGCGACTGATGGAAACCTGGGCGCACGGCCAGGACGTCGCCGACGCGCTCGGCGTGCACCGTCCACCCACCGACCGGATCCGCCACGTCGCGTATCTCGGCGTCCTCACCCGCGGCTTCTCCTACGAGATCCACGGCCGGACCGCCCCCGACACCCCGGTGCATGTCGCGCTGACGCTTCCGAGCGGGCAGCCCTGGACCAGCGGCGACCCGAGCGCCACGGACCGGATCGAGGGCCCGGCGCTGGACTTCTGCCTGCTCGTCACCCAGCGCCGGCTGGCCGACGACCTCGCGCTCCGGATGACAGGGGAGGCGGCCGTGGAGTGGATGTCGCTCGCCCAGGTGTTCGCCGGGCCGCCGTCCTTCACCGACCGCAGCCGTAAGGGCCTGGGTCGCTGA